The Thermoflexus sp. genome includes the window TCCATCGCCGGCCTCAAAGATCCCGGGGTTCCCTCCGTCTCAGCAGGAAGCAGCATACCACAGGGGCTGCCTTCTGGAAAAGCCGCCTTTCCTTACCAACCCATGGCGTTATCCCGTTGTCGAAAGGGCCTTTATAGACCAATCGATGAAGGGCGGCATCGACCAGACGAGGGTTCACAGAGAAGCGATAGAAGGATACGGTGAAAATGCGACCCCAGAAATCACGCCGGATTTCTCGGTCCGGGTGACGAACTGGATGAACAGGAAGATCCGCCGGAGGTGGACATGGCCATCACGCCATCTACGAATCCCGAGGGAGGAAAGAGGGCTTAATACGCTCCCTGTCCCATAAGGACCCGCGGGACCGTGCGGAGCATAATCTCCAGATCGAGCAGCGGCGACCAGTTCTCGATGTAATAGATGTCCAGCAGACACATCTCATCGAACGTGAGATCGCTGCGGCCGGAGATCTGCCAGAGGCCGGTCATGCCCGGCACGGCGGCCAGGCGCTGGCGTTGCCAGGGCTTGTAGGCTTCCACCTCAGCCGGCACCGGCGGGCGCGGCCCCACCAGGCTCATCTCCCCTTTCAATACGTTGATCAGCTGCGGCAGCTCGTCCAGGCTCAGCCGGCGCAGGATCCGCCCGACCCGGGTGACCCGCGGATCGTTCCGGATCTTGAAAAGAGGGCCGCTGGCCTCGTTCAGCGCCCGCAAGCGTTCCTGCTCCTGCTCCGCCCCCACCCGCATGGTTCGAAATTTATACATCGTAAACAGACGACCCTCCTTCCCCACCCGCACCTGGCGGAAAATCACCGGGCCCGGAGAGTCCAGCTTGATGGCCAGGGCGATCAGCGCCATCAGCGGGGCGGAGAGAAGAAGCAGAAGGGCCGCCAGAACCAGATCCATCGCCCGCTTGATGCGGAACTGCCAGGGGGAGAAGCGGGCCTCCCGGATGCCGATCAGAGGGATCCCATCCAGATCCCGCACGTCCAGGCGGCTTAGGGTGAGCTGGAAAGGATCCGGGACGATCCGCACCGGGATGCGCCGGGCCTCACAGTGCCGGACGACCTCCTGGATCCGGTCATAAAAGGCCATCGGGAGGGTGATAATCACTTCATCCACCCGGTCTTCCTGGAGGACCTTCGGCAGATCCTCCAGGGTGCCCCGAGCGCGGAAGGGGCCGATATCGGTGCGGGCTTTCTCCGGATCATCATCCACAAACCCCACGATCCGATACCCCAGCTCCGGCCGAGCCAAGGCCGCCCGCATCACCGCTCTCCCCAGATCCCCCGCCCCGACGATCAACGCCCGCACCACGCCGATACCCCGCCGGCGCATGATCCGCTCCGCCCGGCTTTCGAAAAGCCGCAGGATCCCCAGCAACAGGACCACCAGCAGGGCCGCTTCCAGGAACATCAATCGGGAATAGAAAAGGGACTGGGAGAAGAACACCACCGCCATCAGGACCAGGGTGCTCTTGGCCACCGCGTTCAGGATGCGATACATCTCCTCCAGCCACGGCGCCCCCATCTGGGGGGGATACACCCGGTCCAGGCGGAACATCAGCACCAGGAGAACCGTCCAGGCGATCTGGAACGGGATGTAAGCGGAAAACGGGGCGTCGAAGGTGATCTCGCGGAACCATTCCCACCGGTAACGCATCAGATAAGCCAGCACGAAAGCAACCTGGATCACGATGAGATCCAGGCCGATGCGAATCCATCGCCACCACCACGGAATCCTTCGATCGCTCATAGGACCCATCCGCCAGCGCTCTTTCCGGGTCTCTCTCCATTTGCCGCCTGAGGGGCTGCGACGGGAAAGGAAGTCCCGTTGAGGGAAAGCCCCTCTGGCTCCCTCCTGGCCCCGGAAGCGTTCATGGATCCAGGCCGGAAACGGAACGCTGCGCGATTTTATTATAAAATTCCACGATGACCCTTGCGGTCCTTTCCCAGGAAAACTGGCGGGCGCGCGTCAGCCCACGAGCCCGTAACATTTCTCGAAGCGCATGATCCCGAAGCAGCGTCTGGATCCCTTCCGCCCAGGCCTCGATGTCGTCGGGATCGACCAGGAAGCCGGCTTCCCCCACCACTTCCGGGAGGGAGGACGCCCGGGCGGCGATCACCGGGGTTCCACAGGCCATCGCCTCCAGCGGCGGCATCCCAAACCCTTCATACCGGGATGGATAAGCCAGGAGGGTGGCCGCATTATACCAGAGGGGGAGCTCCGCGTCCGGCACGAATCCGATCCAGCGGGCTCGACCTTCCCGCTCCAGGGCCTGCAAACGGGGACGAAAAGCCGGTTTCCATCCCTGCCCGCCCACCAGGATCAGAGGAACGGATGGGCGAAGTCGGGCGATGGCCTCCAGCAGAACCC containing:
- a CDS encoding undecaprenyl-phosphate glucose phosphotransferase, which codes for MSDRRIPWWWRWIRIGLDLIVIQVAFVLAYLMRYRWEWFREITFDAPFSAYIPFQIAWTVLLVLMFRLDRVYPPQMGAPWLEEMYRILNAVAKSTLVLMAVVFFSQSLFYSRLMFLEAALLVVLLLGILRLFESRAERIMRRRGIGVVRALIVGAGDLGRAVMRAALARPELGYRIVGFVDDDPEKARTDIGPFRARGTLEDLPKVLQEDRVDEVIITLPMAFYDRIQEVVRHCEARRIPVRIVPDPFQLTLSRLDVRDLDGIPLIGIREARFSPWQFRIKRAMDLVLAALLLLLSAPLMALIALAIKLDSPGPVIFRQVRVGKEGRLFTMYKFRTMRVGAEQEQERLRALNEASGPLFKIRNDPRVTRVGRILRRLSLDELPQLINVLKGEMSLVGPRPPVPAEVEAYKPWQRQRLAAVPGMTGLWQISGRSDLTFDEMCLLDIYYIENWSPLLDLEIMLRTVPRVLMGQGAY